One Bacteroidota bacterium genomic window carries:
- a CDS encoding molybdopterin-dependent oxidoreductase, which produces MFVERRKFIKISALGSGGIIAGKSLLAKLMTSEQIKKLASTFSGDEKMVRVGCPSHNCGGRCLLKVYVKEGVITRIETDDRPGDDISDPQLRACIRGRGYRPRQNHVDRLKYPMKRVGKRGEGKFERISWDEATNLMAENINRIKEKYGNEALYIPYGTGGYNQTCGKWPADRLLNMYGGALGYYNSYSWACINQATPTVYGTRVTGNQRQDWLNCKYILMWGWNPAELRDGTNTEYFLRKARENGAKLVCIDPRMTMSAVSLADEWIPIRPGTDMAMMSAMAYVMITEDLLDKHFISKYCIGFDENQMPEGFEKEENYKEYILGIRDHHPKTPEWAEEITGIPKETIARIAREYANTKPAMLYQGYGMQRRAYGEQVVRGGCVLAAITANVGISGGWASGIALQADDGGPFWNVFPTLKNPVKAKIPCFLWSEAVIRGKGMGAEDGVTGVDRLSTDIKMIWAVASNAIINQHGNINRSIEIIKDESKVEFFVVQDNFLTATAQFADLLLPACTQFETWGMEDGWKYGDELILQPQILETPWETKSDYAICAAIAEKLGNGEEYTQGRDEKQWIEHLIGVYKSSRFPDIPTLAEMEESNVGVYSLPVTEPKVAFIDFRNDPEKYPLQTESGKIEIFSKQLFEKNNPAEIPAVPKYIQEWESPFGAEAEKFPLQVIGPHYMPRVHSTHDNNNWLSEAFPQRIFINEIDAKTRKVKDGDLLKVYNDRGALVLPCRITRRIMPGVISIPQGAWWKPDKDGNDVGGSINTLTSERWTPMAFGNAQHTIMAEAVKFKA; this is translated from the coding sequence TTGTTTGTGGAAAGGCGAAAATTTATAAAAATTAGTGCATTGGGTTCTGGTGGAATAATTGCGGGTAAATCCTTGCTCGCTAAACTGATGACTTCGGAACAAATCAAGAAACTTGCCTCCACATTTTCGGGAGACGAAAAAATGGTTCGGGTAGGGTGTCCTTCGCACAATTGCGGTGGCAGATGTTTGCTAAAAGTTTATGTTAAAGAGGGCGTCATCACCCGAATTGAAACGGATGATCGTCCCGGAGATGATATCAGTGATCCGCAATTAAGGGCCTGTATTCGTGGTCGTGGTTACCGTCCACGTCAGAATCATGTGGATCGTTTAAAATATCCAATGAAAAGGGTTGGAAAGCGGGGAGAGGGGAAATTTGAACGTATTAGCTGGGACGAAGCTACGAATCTGATGGCTGAAAATATCAATCGAATTAAAGAGAAATACGGCAATGAAGCTTTATATATTCCATACGGAACGGGTGGATATAATCAAACTTGCGGAAAATGGCCTGCCGATCGATTACTTAATATGTACGGTGGTGCGCTTGGTTACTACAATTCGTATAGTTGGGCGTGCATTAATCAGGCTACACCAACAGTTTATGGAACCAGGGTCACCGGAAATCAGCGTCAGGACTGGCTCAACTGCAAATACATATTAATGTGGGGATGGAATCCTGCCGAGCTGCGAGACGGAACAAATACGGAATATTTTTTGCGTAAGGCCCGCGAAAATGGAGCAAAACTGGTTTGCATTGATCCACGGATGACCATGAGTGCGGTTTCGCTGGCTGATGAATGGATTCCAATTCGTCCGGGAACTGATATGGCCATGATGAGTGCGATGGCTTATGTGATGATAACGGAAGATTTATTGGATAAGCATTTTATCTCCAAATATTGCATTGGTTTTGATGAAAATCAAATGCCGGAAGGTTTCGAAAAAGAAGAAAATTATAAAGAATATATCCTCGGAATCCGGGATCATCATCCTAAAACTCCCGAATGGGCTGAAGAAATTACAGGTATTCCGAAGGAAACCATTGCCAGAATTGCCAGGGAATATGCCAATACAAAACCCGCCATGCTTTATCAGGGATATGGAATGCAGCGACGTGCCTATGGCGAACAAGTTGTTCGTGGAGGTTGTGTGCTTGCTGCCATAACCGCTAATGTCGGGATTTCAGGAGGATGGGCCAGCGGTATCGCACTTCAGGCAGATGATGGTGGCCCATTCTGGAATGTTTTCCCTACCTTGAAAAATCCTGTTAAGGCGAAAATTCCATGTTTTTTATGGTCAGAAGCTGTCATCCGTGGGAAAGGTATGGGAGCTGAAGATGGCGTGACCGGCGTTGATCGATTAAGTACGGATATTAAAATGATTTGGGCGGTTGCTTCAAATGCTATCATTAACCAGCATGGAAATATAAACCGTTCCATCGAAATAATCAAAGATGAGTCGAAAGTTGAATTTTTTGTGGTTCAGGATAATTTTTTAACAGCTACTGCGCAATTTGCTGATCTTTTACTTCCTGCCTGCACTCAGTTTGAAACCTGGGGAATGGAAGATGGCTGGAAATATGGGGATGAGTTAATTTTACAACCTCAAATTTTGGAAACACCCTGGGAAACAAAAAGTGATTATGCCATCTGTGCCGCAATTGCCGAAAAACTAGGAAATGGAGAAGAATATACTCAGGGACGCGATGAAAAACAATGGATCGAACATTTGATTGGAGTTTATAAATCATCTCGTTTTCCTGATATTCCAACTTTAGCAGAAATGGAAGAAAGCAATGTAGGTGTTTATTCACTTCCTGTCACTGAACCTAAAGTTGCCTTTATCGATTTCAGAAATGATCCTGAAAAATATCCTTTACAGACCGAATCCGGTAAAATTGAAATTTTTTCGAAACAGTTATTTGAGAAAAATAATCCTGCCGAAATTCCTGCTGTTCCAAAATATATTCAGGAGTGGGAAAGTCCGTTTGGCGCTGAAGCTGAAAAATTTCCATTGCAGGTAATCGGACCTCATTATATGCCAAGGGTACATTCAACACATGACAATAACAATTGGTTAAGCGAAGCATTTCCTCAGCGAATTTTTATCAATGAAATAGATGCAAAAACGCGAAAAGTGAAGGATGGCGACCTGTTGAAAGTTTATAATGATAGGGGAGCGTTGGTTCTTCCTTGCCGGATTACAAGAAGAATTATGCCGGGGGTGATTTCAATCCCACAAGGTGCATGGTGGAAACCGGATAAAGATGGGAATGATGTAGGAGGATCAATAAATACATTGACTTCTGAGCGATGGACGCCAATGGCCTTTGGCAACGCACAGCATACAATCATGGCTGAGGCCGTTAAATTTAAAGCATAA
- the dmsB gene encoding dimethylsulfoxide reductase subunit B — translation MERLSFYFDSRNCSGCKTCQVACKDKNDLALGTLWRRVYEVSGGDWEQKGNAWVPHIYAYNISLSCNHCEDPICMKNCPSSAIQKREDGIVTIDQSICLGCKYCSWVCPYGAPQFSEEKGVMGKCDLCIDYVDQGKTPSCVDACPTRSLDFGEYTKLVEKYGEKEHIYPLPNPEITRPSFVMNPHKDADMAKKINPEVVNMEEVKHA, via the coding sequence ATGGAGAGATTATCTTTTTATTTCGATTCGCGTAATTGCTCAGGCTGCAAGACTTGTCAGGTAGCTTGTAAGGACAAGAATGATCTTGCACTTGGCACGCTTTGGCGACGTGTTTATGAAGTAAGCGGAGGAGATTGGGAACAAAAAGGAAATGCCTGGGTACCTCATATTTATGCTTACAATATTTCACTTTCGTGTAATCATTGCGAGGACCCGATTTGTATGAAAAATTGCCCTTCTTCAGCTATTCAGAAACGGGAAGATGGTATTGTGACGATCGATCAAAGTATTTGTTTGGGTTGTAAATATTGTTCTTGGGTTTGTCCTTATGGGGCCCCTCAATTCAGCGAAGAAAAGGGGGTGATGGGAAAATGTGATTTATGTATCGACTATGTTGATCAAGGAAAAACCCCAAGCTGTGTGGATGCTTGCCCGACACGAAGTCTGGATTTTGGAGAATACACGAAATTGGTTGAAAAATATGGAGAAAAGGAACATATCTATCCCTTACCAAATCCTGAAATCACCCGGCCATCATTTGTTATGAACCCTCATAAAGATGCCGATATGGCTAAAAAAATAAATCCTGAAGTTGTAAATATGGAGGAAGTCAAACATGCATAA
- a CDS encoding dimethyl sulfoxide reductase anchor subunit, producing the protein MHNGEWSLISFTLLSQLSVGLVLALGFVYFMHQSLFSGFTAGLSLRSPELIILILIVFATLISFLHLGSPLHSYHSLNNLRGSWISREILTLFMFGFGILLFLISRSMDWPVSLSRFFMIFSMISGILLVLAMSGIYMIKTVPSWNTFFTPLSFIGSAFLLSSVGMIMLINFLNSDSMGQTFLSNIFLFMLIVVIIILFASGYHHYQLSRYKFTGIEQMEYNHGVFFILFVIRMVLLLIAMFGLIYLIKIISRPGMSFEEFKLIFYVISFIILSAEVIGRYQFYISYFRVGV; encoded by the coding sequence ATGCATAATGGTGAATGGTCATTAATCTCGTTTACATTATTGAGCCAACTAAGTGTAGGCCTGGTATTGGCTTTAGGCTTTGTGTATTTTATGCATCAATCACTTTTTTCAGGCTTTACTGCCGGTTTAAGTTTGCGATCACCCGAATTAATCATCTTAATACTGATAGTCTTCGCGACACTAATTTCTTTTTTACACCTCGGCAGCCCGCTGCATTCTTATCATTCTCTAAATAATTTGCGAGGTTCATGGATTAGCAGGGAAATACTTACCCTCTTCATGTTCGGATTTGGGATTCTATTATTTTTAATAAGCAGATCCATGGATTGGCCCGTTAGCCTTTCACGATTTTTTATGATTTTTAGTATGATAAGCGGAATATTGCTCGTTCTGGCCATGTCTGGGATCTATATGATTAAAACAGTTCCAAGTTGGAATACCTTTTTTACACCACTAAGTTTTATTGGTTCTGCGTTTTTATTAAGCTCGGTTGGAATGATTATGCTGATCAATTTTCTGAATTCCGATTCGATGGGACAAACTTTTTTGTCAAACATATTCCTTTTTATGCTGATCGTTGTTATCATTATTTTATTTGCGTCGGGATACCATCATTATCAATTATCTCGATACAAATTCACAGGCATCGAACAAATGGAATATAATCATGGGGTATTCTTTATACTTTTTGTCATTAGGATGGTTTTGTTGCTTATCGCAATGTTTGGATTAATTTATCTCATTAAAATTATTTCACGGCCCGGTATGAGTTTTGAAGAATTTAAATTAATATTCTATGTTATTTCCTTCATTATTTTATCTGCTGAAGTTATTGGTAGGTATCAGTTTTATATCAGTTACTTCAGGGTTGGAGTATAG
- a CDS encoding cysteine hydrolase: MKIHLIFSLLLLTSLSPSLISQEQKDKTALIIIDIQEFYYPGGSSELFEPEAAGKKARQVLERFRENGDLVIHVRHNAAKGGDIHKDVAPIEGEKVISKDQVNSFRDTDLLAYLKENNITDLVLVGMQTNMCLEAATRAGADYGFKCTVIEDACATKDQKFGDHLVKAKDVHYVALATLRAYAKITNTETYLGK, encoded by the coding sequence ATGAAGATACATTTAATTTTTAGTCTGTTACTTTTAACAAGCCTTTCACCTTCACTAATTTCACAGGAGCAAAAAGATAAAACAGCTCTTATCATTATCGACATCCAGGAGTTCTATTATCCCGGCGGATCTTCTGAATTATTCGAACCTGAGGCAGCAGGTAAAAAAGCCCGACAAGTTCTTGAGCGATTCCGGGAAAACGGAGATCTCGTAATTCATGTTCGCCATAATGCTGCAAAAGGGGGAGATATTCATAAGGATGTTGCCCCTATTGAAGGAGAAAAAGTGATTAGCAAAGATCAGGTAAATAGCTTTCGCGATACCGATTTGTTAGCTTATCTGAAAGAAAATAATATTACTGATTTGGTTTTGGTTGGCATGCAAACCAACATGTGCCTCGAAGCTGCAACCCGTGCCGGTGCTGACTACGGCTTTAAATGCACCGTTATTGAAGATGCCTGCGCAACCAAGGATCAAAAATTCGGGGATCACTTGGTTAAAGCCAAAGATGTTCATTATGTGGCATTGGCAACCTTGAGAGCCTATGCTAAAATTACGAATACTGAAACTTATTTGGGGAAATAG
- a CDS encoding glycosyl hydrolase produces MKTLKLNILISLLAIMTIVPVSQAQQSKKNKKQDKEQTDVLKDFSLNTFKFRSIGPALTSGRLSDLAVNPENNSEFYVAAAAGGVWKTTNGGITFTPVFDDQGSYSIGCLAMDPNNHNIVWVGTGENNNQRSLSYGDGLYKTIDGGASWEKVGLEKSEHIGMITIDPNNSDIVYVAAYGPVWSAGGDRGIYKTIDGGKTWEKVLEVSEYTGFNEIHMDPRDSKVLYATAHQRQRRQWTYLGGGPESGIYKSTDAGKNWIKINKGLPSGDKGRIGMDISPADPEILYAVVEAKVGQSGFFKSTNRGASWEKMSNTVTSGNYYQEVIADPVNPNRVYIMNVFTLISDDGGKTFRNRGEKSKHWDNHALWIDPKNPLHTLEGGDGGLYESFDDGQNWRFFTNLPVTQFYKVHVDNALPFYNVMGGTQDNYSLLGPSQNISAHGIVTSDWIVTSTGDGFESGADPIDPNIVYTQSQYGNLDRFDKRSGESVSIQPKPGKGEAEYNWNWDAPLLVSPHGITIYFAANKLFKSTDRGDSWEVISGELDRNIDRNLWPVMGKIWPMDAIAKNGSTSRYGACVSLDESRLKAGLLYAGTDDGQINITDDDGKTWRQINQFPGVPEYTYVYDLLASKHDVNTVYAAFNNHKAGDFKPYIYKSTDQGSTWVNISANLPEKGSVYALEQDHVNANILFAGTEYGVFVTLDGGQNWKALKAGIPTANVRDMMIQERENDLVVATFGRGFYILDNYAPLRELSQELASKDGHLFAVKDALMFNTWKPLGGLGSEEKGFQGEDYFSAPNPEKGAIFTYWIKEDVISLKAERTKREAKAFKEGENIPYPSMEEFKAEGKEFPSYLIFTITDEDGNFVRELRSSVKKGLNKIIWDMQYPAMNTVDASDAAQTKGLESSGIFVIPGTYRVSLAKNVKGEIAQLSGPISFKINELNNRTLPAKDRKELAAFKQKAVKLVEALGATSAVIRELNDRIAPYKAATKAFAGEKAVQLLKEVIVLEDKLEAVRIKLNGDRTYGELDLDAPYALNRRAGSAIYDIIGSTSNVPGSSKRNYEIAADEFAPILEEVKALKTEFEKMDQKLGTMNAPVTKGRLPDWSK; encoded by the coding sequence ATGAAAACCTTAAAACTTAACATTTTAATTTCTTTGCTGGCCATCATGACCATTGTTCCTGTTAGTCAGGCGCAGCAAAGCAAAAAGAATAAAAAACAGGATAAAGAACAAACCGATGTCTTAAAAGACTTTTCGCTCAATACTTTTAAATTCAGGAGTATTGGGCCTGCGCTAACTTCAGGTCGACTGTCTGATTTAGCGGTTAATCCTGAAAATAACAGTGAATTTTATGTTGCAGCAGCAGCAGGTGGAGTGTGGAAAACCACAAATGGGGGAATCACTTTCACTCCCGTTTTCGACGATCAAGGTTCTTATTCCATTGGTTGTTTAGCAATGGACCCGAATAATCACAATATAGTATGGGTTGGAACAGGTGAAAATAATAATCAGCGAAGTTTATCATATGGTGATGGGCTATATAAAACCATTGATGGAGGAGCCAGTTGGGAAAAAGTTGGTTTAGAAAAATCTGAGCATATCGGAATGATTACTATTGACCCCAATAATTCGGATATTGTTTATGTTGCAGCTTATGGCCCGGTTTGGAGTGCAGGTGGCGATCGAGGCATCTATAAAACAATTGATGGTGGAAAAACATGGGAAAAGGTTTTAGAAGTGAGCGAGTACACCGGATTTAATGAAATCCATATGGATCCAAGAGATTCTAAAGTACTTTATGCAACTGCTCACCAACGTCAGCGCCGCCAATGGACTTATCTTGGTGGAGGTCCTGAATCAGGAATTTATAAATCAACAGATGCAGGTAAAAACTGGATTAAGATCAATAAAGGATTACCAAGTGGTGACAAAGGTAGAATTGGAATGGACATTTCGCCTGCCGATCCGGAAATTTTATATGCCGTGGTTGAAGCCAAAGTAGGTCAATCCGGATTTTTTAAAAGTACCAATCGGGGAGCTTCATGGGAAAAAATGAGCAATACGGTTACCAGTGGAAATTATTATCAGGAAGTAATTGCAGATCCGGTAAACCCAAATCGTGTTTACATAATGAATGTTTTCACTTTGATCTCTGATGATGGAGGTAAAACATTCAGAAACCGCGGCGAGAAAAGCAAACATTGGGATAACCATGCTTTATGGATCGACCCAAAAAACCCACTTCATACCCTTGAAGGTGGAGACGGTGGTCTTTATGAATCATTTGATGATGGGCAAAATTGGAGATTTTTCACAAATTTACCTGTAACTCAGTTCTATAAGGTACATGTCGATAATGCCCTGCCATTTTATAATGTGATGGGAGGAACCCAGGATAACTACAGTTTATTAGGCCCATCTCAAAATATTAGTGCACATGGAATCGTAACGTCCGATTGGATCGTAACATCGACCGGTGATGGTTTCGAATCAGGAGCAGACCCTATAGATCCTAATATTGTTTATACCCAATCTCAGTATGGAAATCTTGATCGATTTGATAAAAGAAGTGGTGAATCGGTGTCAATTCAACCAAAACCGGGTAAAGGCGAAGCAGAATATAACTGGAATTGGGATGCACCATTATTGGTCAGTCCACACGGAATAACCATTTATTTTGCTGCCAATAAACTCTTTAAAAGCACAGATCGGGGTGATTCCTGGGAAGTGATTAGCGGAGAACTAGATCGGAATATAGATCGTAATTTATGGCCGGTAATGGGTAAAATTTGGCCCATGGATGCCATTGCAAAAAATGGTTCTACTTCCCGATATGGTGCTTGTGTATCACTGGATGAGTCCAGATTAAAGGCAGGATTGCTTTATGCCGGAACTGATGACGGTCAGATCAACATTACCGATGATGATGGTAAAACCTGGAGACAAATTAACCAATTTCCCGGAGTACCTGAATATACCTATGTTTACGATCTTCTAGCATCCAAGCATGATGTAAATACTGTATATGCAGCCTTCAATAATCATAAAGCGGGCGACTTCAAACCTTATATTTATAAGAGCACAGATCAGGGCAGTACCTGGGTAAATATTTCAGCTAATCTTCCTGAAAAAGGCTCTGTTTATGCTTTAGAACAAGATCATGTTAATGCCAATATTTTATTTGCGGGAACCGAATATGGTGTTTTTGTAACGCTGGATGGCGGACAAAACTGGAAAGCGCTAAAAGCAGGCATTCCAACAGCCAATGTCAGGGATATGATGATTCAGGAACGCGAGAACGATTTGGTAGTGGCAACATTTGGAAGAGGTTTTTACATCTTGGATAACTATGCACCATTACGCGAATTAAGCCAGGAACTGGCAAGCAAAGATGGACATTTGTTTGCAGTTAAAGATGCTTTGATGTTTAATACCTGGAAACCTTTAGGTGGTTTGGGAAGTGAAGAAAAAGGATTTCAGGGAGAAGATTATTTTAGTGCCCCAAATCCTGAAAAAGGAGCCATTTTTACTTATTGGATAAAAGAGGATGTGATTAGTTTGAAAGCAGAGCGAACCAAACGTGAAGCCAAAGCATTCAAGGAAGGTGAGAATATCCCTTATCCAAGCATGGAAGAATTCAAAGCAGAAGGCAAGGAGTTTCCATCATACCTGATTTTTACCATCACTGATGAGGATGGAAATTTCGTTAGAGAACTAAGAAGTTCTGTTAAAAAAGGATTGAATAAAATCATTTGGGATATGCAATATCCTGCAATGAATACAGTTGATGCAAGCGATGCTGCACAAACAAAGGGATTAGAGTCATCCGGGATTTTTGTTATACCTGGAACCTATAGAGTAAGCCTGGCAAAAAATGTAAAAGGCGAAATTGCCCAACTGTCCGGCCCTATTTCATTTAAAATTAATGAATTAAATAATAGGACGCTTCCTGCAAAGGACCGAAAGGAACTGGCAGCCTTTAAACAAAAAGCAGTTAAATTGGTTGAAGCGCTTGGAGCAACTTCTGCGGTGATCAGGGAATTGAATGATCGGATTGCACCATACAAAGCTGCGACCAAAGCATTTGCAGGTGAAAAAGCGGTTCAGTTATTAAAAGAAGTTATCGTGCTTGAGGATAAACTCGAAGCAGTTAGGATAAAATTGAATGGTGACAGAACATACGGAGAGCTTGATCTGGATGCACCGTACGCTTTAAACAGGAGAGCCGGAAGTGCCATTTATGATATCATCGGTTCTACATCAAACGTGCCCGGTTCATCAAAGCGTAATTACGAAATTGCTGCCGATGAGTTTGCCCCCATTTTGGAAGAAGTAAAAGCCTTAAAAACTGAATTCGAAAAGATGGATCAAAAACTTGGAACCATGAATGCGCCAGTAACCAAAGGCCGATTGCCGGATTGGAGTAAATAA
- a CDS encoding alpha-L-fucosidase, protein MTIFRIFALFFALTLISACSTNKKPPDISSNKVVPSTQQILYQQMEMVGFIHFSINTFTNKEWGYGDEDEQLFNPTELDVDQWVQVAKSCGIKELILTAKHHDGFCLWPSQYTDHSIKNSGYKNGNGDVVKEFVDACRKHDLKIGLYLSPWDRNHKDYGNQTYITYYRNQLKELLTQYGEINEIWFDGANGGNGFYGGANETRKIDNKTYYDWDGTIKLVKELQPNILIFSDSGPDIRWVGNENGSAGETFWSTINRNKIRTGAADVNYLNTGESEGSNWIVGQCDVSIRPGWFYHEAEDTLVKSSQELVDIYYKSVGRNAVFLLNLPPDKTGNIQSNDVKAIQEFKKIIDDTFKVNLASNAECNADNFRLTNEKFAPKNALDEDPETYWATDDSISSAELIIDLKNKTDFDRILIQEPIKFGQRISKFEVQVYNQNNWETVFEGTTIGYKRLIRIKPVTVSKIKLKIIEANNIPAISNFSLFKSSEKETASF, encoded by the coding sequence ATGACAATATTCAGAATATTTGCACTCTTTTTTGCACTTACCTTAATAAGTGCTTGTTCGACTAATAAAAAGCCGCCTGATATCAGTTCGAATAAAGTTGTTCCATCAACTCAGCAGATTTTATATCAACAGATGGAGATGGTCGGGTTTATTCATTTTTCGATCAATACATTCACGAATAAAGAGTGGGGATATGGCGATGAAGATGAACAATTATTCAATCCAACCGAACTTGATGTGGATCAATGGGTGCAAGTTGCTAAATCCTGTGGGATAAAGGAACTGATCCTAACGGCAAAACATCACGACGGATTCTGTTTATGGCCCAGCCAATATACTGATCACAGTATCAAAAACAGCGGGTACAAAAATGGCAACGGAGATGTTGTAAAGGAATTCGTTGATGCCTGCAGAAAACATGATCTTAAGATTGGCTTATATCTTTCGCCATGGGACCGAAATCACAAAGATTACGGAAATCAAACCTACATCACTTATTACAGAAATCAATTAAAGGAATTACTTACGCAATATGGTGAAATTAATGAAATCTGGTTTGATGGAGCCAATGGCGGTAATGGGTTTTACGGCGGTGCAAATGAGACCAGAAAAATTGATAATAAAACTTACTATGATTGGGATGGAACCATAAAACTGGTGAAAGAATTACAACCGAATATTTTAATATTCTCTGACAGTGGACCGGATATTCGATGGGTAGGGAATGAAAATGGATCGGCAGGTGAAACATTTTGGTCGACCATTAATCGGAATAAAATAAGAACCGGGGCGGCTGACGTTAATTATCTGAACACTGGTGAGTCTGAAGGTAGCAATTGGATTGTTGGTCAGTGCGATGTTTCGATCCGGCCCGGATGGTTTTACCATGAAGCTGAAGATACTCTGGTGAAATCGTCTCAGGAACTGGTTGATATTTATTATAAATCGGTTGGCAGAAATGCGGTATTCCTGCTTAATCTGCCCCCCGATAAAACGGGTAATATCCAATCAAATGATGTGAAGGCTATTCAGGAATTTAAAAAGATTATTGATGACACTTTTAAAGTCAATTTGGCATCGAATGCTGAATGTAATGCTGATAATTTCAGGTTAACCAATGAAAAATTTGCTCCAAAAAATGCACTTGATGAAGACCCGGAAACTTACTGGGCAACGGATGACAGTATTAGCTCTGCCGAACTGATCATCGATTTAAAAAACAAAACTGATTTTGACCGGATACTGATCCAGGAACCGATTAAGTTTGGACAGCGGATCAGTAAATTCGAGGTTCAAGTTTATAATCAAAATAATTGGGAAACAGTATTTGAAGGGACGACCATTGGCTATAAAAGATTGATCAGGATTAAACCTGTTACCGTATCGAAGATAAAGTTGAAAATCATTGAGGCAAATAATATTCCGGCAATTTCTAATTTCAGCCTATTCAAATCATCTGAGAAAGAAACGGCAAGTTTCTAG